A genomic region of Candidatus Krumholzibacteriota bacterium contains the following coding sequences:
- a CDS encoding amidophosphoribosyltransferase produces the protein MSGLFGVVSKEDCTRTLLYGTDYHSHLGTQFGGVAVLGEDFERQIHNISQSQFKSKFYEDLDRMSGSSGIGVISASEEQPIYLNSRFGPFCIVTDGFIDNAHELARRMLEEGITFSEVGDGVVNTTELVAKLITSGRSLIDGIERMFDAIDGSCSLLILHRDGIYAARDRYGYSHLAVGKGPSGWAVTSETTAFLNNGFRTHVCLGPGEIALVTRDGLQQQRAGDGVEQICAFLWIYTGFPSSDYEGINVETVRERCGRCLARRDGDIEADVVCGIPDSGVAHAIGYAMESGIPYRRPLVKYTPGYGRSYIPPTQETRDLVARMKLVANRDIIDGNSIVVCEDSIVRGTQLKNHTIGKFLDRGAREIHVRPACPPLMYPCRFNLSTRGLHELAARRAISDIEGGDVEDVSRYLDPSSDEYARMVEWIRRDIEATTLRYQTLDDMIEAIGLPRTRLCTYCWTGEYPRPRGDRAAAGEKTSAAAR, from the coding sequence ATGAGCGGACTCTTCGGCGTCGTCTCGAAGGAGGATTGCACCAGGACGCTGCTGTACGGGACGGACTACCACTCGCACCTGGGCACCCAGTTCGGCGGAGTCGCGGTCCTCGGCGAGGACTTCGAGCGCCAGATCCACAACATCAGCCAGAGCCAGTTCAAGTCGAAATTCTACGAGGATCTCGACCGGATGAGCGGCTCGAGCGGCATCGGCGTCATCAGCGCATCCGAGGAGCAGCCGATCTACCTCAACTCGCGGTTCGGCCCCTTCTGCATCGTCACCGACGGATTCATCGACAACGCGCACGAGCTCGCCCGGCGGATGCTCGAGGAGGGGATCACCTTCAGCGAGGTCGGCGACGGCGTGGTCAACACCACCGAACTCGTCGCAAAGCTCATCACGAGCGGCAGGAGCCTCATCGACGGCATCGAGCGGATGTTCGACGCGATCGACGGCTCATGCTCGCTCCTGATCCTCCACCGCGACGGGATCTACGCCGCGCGCGACCGGTACGGCTACTCCCACCTCGCCGTGGGGAAGGGTCCGTCCGGGTGGGCCGTCACCTCCGAGACGACCGCCTTCCTCAACAACGGCTTCCGCACCCACGTCTGCCTCGGCCCGGGGGAGATCGCCCTCGTCACCCGCGACGGGCTCCAACAGCAGCGCGCCGGCGACGGCGTCGAGCAGATCTGCGCCTTCCTCTGGATCTACACCGGATTTCCCTCCTCCGACTACGAGGGGATCAACGTCGAGACGGTGCGCGAGCGCTGCGGCCGCTGCCTCGCCCGCCGCGACGGCGACATCGAGGCCGACGTCGTCTGCGGGATTCCGGACTCGGGCGTCGCCCACGCGATCGGCTACGCGATGGAGTCGGGCATCCCCTACCGGCGGCCGCTCGTCAAGTACACGCCCGGCTACGGCCGTTCGTATATCCCGCCCACGCAGGAGACCCGCGATCTCGTCGCCCGGATGAAGCTCGTGGCGAACCGCGACATCATCGACGGGAACAGCATCGTCGTTTGCGAGGACTCGATCGTCCGCGGCACGCAGCTCAAGAACCACACGATCGGCAAGTTCCTCGACCGGGGTGCGCGGGAGATCCACGTGCGCCCCGCCTGTCCGCCCCTCATGTATCCCTGCCGGTTCAATCTCTCCACGCGTGGTCTCCACGAGCTCGCCGCCCGCCGCGCCATCAGCGATATCGAGGGCGGTGACGTCGAGGACGTCTCGCGCTACCTCGACCCCTCGAGCGACGAGTACGCGCGGATGGTCGAATGGATCAGGCGGGACATCGAGGCGACGACGCTGCGCTACCAGACCCTCGACGACATGATCGAGGCGATCGGTTTGCCGCGCACGCGTCTCTGCACCTACTGCTGGACCGGCGAGTACCCGCGCCCGCGGGGGGATCGCGCGGCGGCGGGCGAGAAGACCTCCGCGGCGGCGCGGTAG
- a CDS encoding aminopeptidase, with protein sequence MDRKLMDAAMIAVRDCLKVTAGEKLLVVTDTELADIGEALFVQGNELGALAMLIKMYPLSRNGEEPPAPVLEAMLSSDVVVAPTSKSLTHTAARRATCARGGRVATMPGITVDTMVRCLNADYYAIAERTKRVTALLDAAKVARVTTAAGTDITIPIDGIDAISSTGLMHEPGSFGNLPSGESYMMPKEGATNGVFVVDGSMAGIGDLTGKTPITIRVEDGYAVEITGGPEAALLESKLEPLGKPARNAAELGIGTNDAARIIGNILEDEKVMGTIHIALGNNMSMGGTIDVPIHLDGIVRDPTVELDGTAIMKNGKLLVD encoded by the coding sequence ATGGACAGGAAACTGATGGACGCGGCGATGATCGCCGTCAGGGACTGCCTCAAGGTGACCGCCGGCGAGAAGCTCCTCGTCGTCACCGACACCGAACTGGCCGACATCGGCGAGGCCCTCTTCGTCCAGGGCAACGAGCTCGGCGCGCTCGCCATGCTCATCAAGATGTACCCCCTGAGCCGGAACGGCGAGGAGCCTCCCGCGCCGGTGCTCGAGGCGATGCTCTCCTCCGACGTCGTCGTCGCCCCCACCTCGAAATCGCTCACCCACACGGCGGCCCGGCGCGCGACCTGCGCGAGGGGCGGCCGCGTGGCGACGATGCCGGGGATCACCGTCGACACGATGGTCCGCTGCCTCAACGCCGACTACTACGCGATCGCCGAGCGGACGAAGCGCGTCACCGCGCTCCTCGACGCGGCGAAGGTCGCTCGCGTCACCACCGCCGCGGGGACCGACATCACGATCCCGATCGACGGGATCGACGCCATCTCCTCGACGGGCCTCATGCACGAGCCCGGCTCCTTCGGCAACCTCCCCTCCGGCGAGTCCTACATGATGCCGAAGGAAGGCGCAACGAACGGCGTCTTCGTCGTCGACGGCTCGATGGCCGGCATCGGCGATCTCACCGGGAAGACGCCGATCACGATCCGCGTGGAAGACGGCTACGCCGTCGAGATCACCGGCGGCCCGGAGGCGGCCCTCCTCGAGTCGAAGCTTGAGCCGCTCGGCAAACCGGCCCGCAACGCGGCCGAGCTCGGGATCGGCACGAACGACGCCGCCCGGATCATCGGAAACATCCTCGAGGACGAGAAGGTGATGGGGACGATCCACATCGCCCTCGGCAACAACATGTCGATGGGAGGAACGATCGACGTGCCGATCCATCTCGACGGGATCGTCAGGGATCCGACCGTCGAGCTCGACGGCACGGCGATCATGAAAAACGGGAAGCTCCTCGTGGACTGA
- a CDS encoding RluA family pseudouridine synthase — MRRIEIGEEWAGTRIDRLVRALAPGLSFAGAQAFLRRGPVTLNGRRARGGERLAAGDVVEIDEAALAGGGRADAPAPAGSGLARPRAPEPPGAGAGGAAGGPARLGPGERGVSALYEDGQVIVIDKPAGLPVQPGNEPALGSVLDLLAARRAASAGDEAETPPFPWTPVHRLDIGTTGVLVCAKTRVAARSLSAAFREGRVRKIYVAVTDGVPDPPAGTVDAPIAVCKNRSSLARVDAEGRPARTAYRLLRRLPGGRALVEAAIETGRTHQVRVHLASIGCPVAGDRLYGHGGGPLLLHARQLDFPHPATGRTVAVKAPLPAVFPPLEADGGEKP; from the coding sequence ATGCGGCGGATCGAGATCGGCGAGGAGTGGGCCGGAACGAGGATCGATCGCCTCGTGCGGGCCCTCGCGCCCGGCCTCTCCTTCGCCGGCGCGCAGGCTTTCCTGCGGCGCGGGCCCGTCACGCTGAACGGGCGCCGGGCGCGCGGCGGCGAGCGTCTCGCCGCCGGCGACGTCGTGGAGATCGACGAGGCGGCCCTCGCCGGCGGCGGCCGTGCCGACGCCCCGGCGCCGGCCGGATCCGGCCTGGCCCGTCCGCGAGCTCCGGAACCGCCTGGCGCAGGGGCGGGCGGCGCGGCCGGCGGACCGGCGCGCCTCGGCCCCGGCGAACGCGGGGTCTCCGCTCTCTACGAGGACGGGCAGGTGATCGTCATCGACAAGCCGGCGGGGCTTCCCGTCCAGCCGGGCAACGAGCCGGCCCTCGGCTCGGTGCTCGATCTTCTCGCCGCCCGCCGGGCCGCCTCGGCCGGCGACGAAGCGGAAACGCCCCCCTTCCCCTGGACACCCGTCCACCGGCTCGACATCGGCACGACCGGCGTGCTCGTCTGCGCGAAGACGCGCGTGGCCGCCCGGTCGCTCTCGGCGGCCTTCCGGGAGGGGCGGGTACGCAAGATCTACGTCGCCGTCACCGACGGCGTCCCTGATCCGCCGGCGGGGACCGTCGACGCGCCGATCGCCGTTTGCAAGAACCGGTCGTCCCTGGCGCGCGTCGACGCGGAGGGCCGCCCCGCCCGCACGGCCTACCGCCTTCTCCGCCGCCTTCCCGGCGGGCGGGCGCTCGTCGAGGCGGCGATCGAGACGGGACGGACCCACCAGGTCCGCGTCCACCTCGCCTCGATCGGCTGTCCGGTCGCGGGCGACCGCCTCTACGGGCACGGCGGCGGCCCCCTGCTCCTCCACGCGCGGCAACTGGATTTCCCGCATCCCGCGACGGGAAGGACGGTCGCGGTCAAGGCCCCCCTCCCGGCCGTCTTCCCGCCGCTTGAGGCCGACGGCGGGGAAAAACCGTGA
- a CDS encoding LemA family protein, with product MIGWIVLIVLVVLLFAAIGIYNTLVRLRKRCDNGWAQIDVQLKRRYDLIPNLVETAKGYLKHEREVLENVTKARQQAIDASGVADQAKAENFLSQTLRSLFAVVENYPDLKGNQSMMAVQEELVSTENKISFARQHYNDTVMVYNTRTEVFPSNVVAGMFGFKPRDFFELEDAAQREAPKVDFS from the coding sequence ATGATCGGCTGGATCGTCCTCATCGTGCTCGTTGTACTTCTCTTCGCCGCGATCGGCATCTACAACACCCTCGTCCGCCTGCGGAAACGCTGCGACAACGGGTGGGCCCAGATCGACGTGCAGCTCAAGCGGCGCTACGACCTCATTCCCAACCTCGTCGAAACGGCGAAAGGCTATCTCAAGCACGAGCGAGAGGTGCTCGAGAACGTCACGAAGGCCCGCCAGCAGGCGATCGACGCGAGCGGCGTCGCCGACCAGGCGAAGGCGGAGAACTTCCTCTCCCAGACGCTCCGCTCGCTCTTCGCCGTCGTGGAGAACTACCCGGACCTCAAGGGCAACCAGAGCATGATGGCCGTGCAGGAGGAGCTCGTCTCGACGGAGAACAAGATCTCCTTCGCGCGCCAGCACTACAACGACACGGTGATGGTCTACAACACCCGCACCGAGGTCTTCCCCTCGAACGTCGTCGCCGGCATGTTCGGATTCAAACCGCGCGATTTCTTCGAGCTGGAGGACGCCGCGCAGCGGGAGGCGCCGAAGGTCGACTTCTCGTAG
- a CDS encoding M48 family metallopeptidase, with product MYAEIARNRRNSWLLVVVVSAVLLLLGWALGEYWGNSWFGVGLAVAVAVVTSLVSFFGGGSIILTMSRAKKIEKKDAPQLFNVVEELSIAAGLPMPAVYLIDDTAPNAFATGRDPEHAAVAITSGLLEKLTRDELQGVMAHELSHVRNRDILFSMMVGIMVGSIVLLSDFFMRSFLWGGGRRRKSGGKDGGNAIFAVVAILLAIVAPIFAKLLQLAVSRQREYLADASAVQLTRYPAGLAGALRKISGDREVLEAANRATQHLYIVNPIKPFEKRAKSLFSTHPPIEERIERIMSM from the coding sequence GTGTACGCGGAAATCGCGCGGAACAGGCGCAACTCGTGGCTGCTCGTCGTCGTCGTCTCGGCGGTGCTTCTCCTGCTCGGCTGGGCGCTCGGCGAGTACTGGGGCAACTCGTGGTTCGGCGTCGGCCTCGCCGTGGCGGTCGCCGTCGTCACCTCGCTCGTCTCCTTTTTCGGGGGCGGTTCGATCATTTTGACGATGAGCCGGGCGAAGAAGATCGAGAAGAAGGACGCCCCGCAGCTCTTCAACGTCGTCGAGGAGCTCTCGATCGCCGCCGGGCTGCCGATGCCCGCCGTCTACCTCATCGACGACACGGCCCCGAACGCCTTCGCCACGGGGCGCGATCCCGAACACGCCGCGGTGGCCATCACCTCCGGGCTCCTCGAGAAGCTCACGCGCGACGAGCTCCAGGGGGTGATGGCGCACGAGCTCTCGCACGTGCGCAACCGCGACATCCTCTTCTCGATGATGGTGGGGATCATGGTGGGCTCGATCGTCCTGCTGAGCGACTTCTTCATGCGCTCGTTCCTGTGGGGCGGCGGCCGCCGCCGGAAGAGCGGGGGGAAGGACGGGGGCAATGCGATCTTCGCCGTCGTGGCGATCCTGCTCGCGATCGTCGCGCCGATCTTCGCCAAGCTGCTGCAACTCGCCGTTTCGCGACAGCGGGAGTATCTCGCCGACGCCTCGGCGGTGCAGCTCACCCGCTACCCGGCCGGGCTCGCCGGCGCCCTGCGCAAGATCTCCGGCGACCGCGAGGTGCTCGAGGCGGCGAACCGCGCCACGCAGCACCTCTACATCGTCAATCCGATCAAGCCCTTCGAGAAACGGGCGAAATCCCTCTTCAGCACCCATCCGCCGATCGAGGAACGCATCGAGCGCATCATGTCGATGTGA
- a CDS encoding S9 family peptidase, with amino-acid sequence MRAGKIVLSTAIAAAVLLGASPRASRGSCFDAADLYRLRLAVDVAISPDGGWVAFIVAEPPDTLRGERRSHGDLWIAPADGSRPPRRYASGPSMERMPRWSPDGWSVAFLSDRDESGTAQVWVVRRNGGEPRKITGFGEGVGFFAWSPEGRRLAVTVVDTLSAATEAARARGDDERVVDQDDRFARLRIVDLETGAGDAVTPPGLHVTSAAWSPGGERIAIVVADRPTSGETYWNGRLEILSLRDGERTALAGHAVGTPSWSPGGEQIAFELREAHPEITVPAPLVGVVPAGGGEVRRIGARHAGAFRAPRWLPDGEHIAVFEMAGVRGTLSVVAVEDGEVDRREELLVPYSFLASPFDVSADGRCFAFLRGSASKPPEVWADDGGWFGGPKRLTDLNPWLGTRQLPDMRVVRWTSRDGTAVEGVLVTSPDAKRDGRGAAVVIVHGGPSWAWWLGWHGTWHEWAIPLACRGFTVLLPNPRGSVGYGTGFARANFDDWGGGDFEDVMAGADLLVDEGWADPARIGIGGWSYGGYMAAWAVTQTDRFAAAVVGAGVTDLFSFHGTTDITPQFLEQYLRDVPYRRPEAYRNRSAVEFVARASTPTLVLHGAADVRVPAGQGYELYRGLRQTGTETELVVYPREGHGFGEIRHQVDLVERIVDWYERRLR; translated from the coding sequence ATGAGGGCCGGGAAGATCGTGCTGTCGACGGCAATCGCCGCCGCCGTCCTCCTCGGCGCGTCGCCGCGCGCCTCGCGCGGAAGCTGTTTCGACGCCGCCGACCTGTACCGCCTGCGCCTGGCGGTCGACGTGGCGATCTCGCCGGACGGCGGCTGGGTGGCCTTCATCGTCGCCGAGCCGCCCGATACGCTCCGCGGCGAGCGCCGTTCCCACGGCGATCTCTGGATCGCCCCGGCGGACGGTTCGCGTCCCCCGCGGCGATATGCCTCCGGGCCCTCGATGGAACGGATGCCCCGGTGGTCGCCGGACGGGTGGAGCGTCGCCTTCCTCTCCGATCGCGACGAGAGCGGGACGGCGCAGGTCTGGGTCGTCCGGCGGAACGGGGGCGAGCCCCGGAAAATCACCGGTTTCGGCGAGGGCGTCGGCTTTTTCGCGTGGTCGCCGGAGGGGCGCCGGCTCGCCGTGACGGTCGTCGACACCCTCTCCGCGGCAACCGAGGCGGCCCGCGCGCGGGGAGACGACGAGCGGGTCGTCGACCAGGACGACCGCTTCGCCCGCCTCCGGATCGTCGACCTGGAGACGGGAGCCGGCGATGCGGTGACGCCCCCCGGTCTCCACGTGACCTCGGCCGCCTGGTCGCCCGGCGGCGAGCGGATCGCCATCGTCGTCGCCGACCGACCGACGAGCGGCGAGACCTACTGGAACGGGCGCCTGGAGATCCTCTCGCTGCGCGACGGCGAGCGGACGGCGCTCGCCGGCCATGCGGTCGGCACGCCCTCGTGGTCGCCCGGCGGCGAGCAAATCGCCTTCGAGCTGCGCGAGGCGCACCCGGAGATCACCGTGCCCGCGCCCCTTGTCGGCGTCGTGCCCGCTGGTGGGGGAGAGGTGCGGCGGATCGGCGCGCGTCACGCGGGCGCATTCCGCGCGCCGCGCTGGCTGCCGGACGGCGAGCACATTGCCGTCTTCGAGATGGCGGGGGTCCGCGGAACCCTCTCCGTCGTCGCCGTGGAGGACGGAGAGGTGGATCGCCGCGAGGAACTGCTCGTGCCCTACTCCTTTCTCGCGTCGCCGTTCGACGTTTCGGCCGACGGCCGGTGTTTCGCCTTCCTCCGGGGCTCGGCAAGCAAGCCCCCCGAGGTCTGGGCCGACGACGGGGGCTGGTTCGGCGGGCCGAAGCGCCTGACCGACCTCAATCCCTGGCTCGGAACCCGCCAGCTCCCCGACATGCGCGTCGTCCGGTGGACGAGCCGTGACGGTACGGCGGTCGAGGGGGTGCTCGTGACCTCCCCGGATGCGAAGCGCGACGGACGGGGCGCCGCCGTCGTCATCGTCCACGGGGGACCTTCCTGGGCGTGGTGGCTCGGCTGGCACGGCACGTGGCACGAATGGGCCATTCCGCTCGCCTGCCGCGGGTTCACCGTCCTCCTGCCGAACCCGCGCGGCAGCGTCGGGTACGGCACGGGCTTCGCGCGCGCCAACTTCGACGACTGGGGCGGCGGGGATTTCGAGGACGTCATGGCCGGGGCCGACCTTCTCGTCGACGAGGGCTGGGCCGATCCGGCCCGCATCGGGATCGGCGGGTGGAGCTACGGCGGCTACATGGCCGCCTGGGCCGTCACGCAGACCGACCGCTTCGCGGCGGCGGTGGTCGGGGCGGGCGTGACCGATCTGTTCTCCTTCCACGGCACGACCGACATCACCCCGCAGTTCCTCGAGCAATACCTCCGCGACGTGCCCTACCGCCGTCCCGAGGCCTATCGGAACCGGTCCGCCGTCGAGTTCGTCGCACGGGCCTCGACGCCGACGCTCGTCCTCCACGGCGCCGCGGACGTCCGCGTGCCGGCGGGGCAGGGCTACGAGCTCTACCGCGGCCTGCGACAGACGGGAACGGAGACCGAACTCGTCGTCTATCCGCGCGAGGGGCACGGTTTCGGCGAGATCCGCCACCAGGTCGATCTCGTCGAGCGGATCGTCGACTGGTACGAGCGGCGCCTGCGCTGA